The proteins below are encoded in one region of Fodinibius salinus:
- a CDS encoding GTP-binding protein encodes MAKETYQREKPHVNIGTIGHVDHGKTTLTAAV; translated from the coding sequence ATGGCAAAAGAAACCTACCAGCGCGAGAAGCCACATGTAAACATAGGAACGATTGGCCACGTAGACCACGGGAAAACCACGTTGACGGCGGCGGT